Sequence from the Orenia metallireducens genome:
TGTGGATGTACAGAGTGATATTATTGACACGCCGGGGCGACGGATGGTGATCCCCCTGGCCAGTGCACGTCTGCTGTCAGATAAAGTCTCCCGTGAACTTTACCCGG
This genomic interval carries:
- a CDS encoding CcdB family protein, which gives rise to MRSLYVRQFKVYTYKRESRYRLFVDVQSDIIDTPGRRMVIPLASARLLSDKVSRELYP